Genomic DNA from uncultured Methanospirillum sp.:
GAAGCCCTGATGCAGTTGAAGACGGGAAGATATCTGTCATCGGGCCTGATCTCAAAGATATCCCGCAGGGATCTCATGTAACGTTTGGCATTCTTGTTGAGGTAGCCGGCTCCAGGCTGGAAGAGGATCTCGAAGGAGTCCTTGAGCGGCGGATTCACGAGTACATGAACTACATCCAGGGGGTCATGCATCTTAACCAGAGGTATGACATCTGGATCAGAGTCGGAAAGAAATCCTTTGCAAAAGGACTGGACAGTTTCACCTATATCGGAAAGGCGATCGAACGCCTGTACCGGAGTGAACTTGCACTTATCGAGAAGATCCAGATCACCTTCCTGACCGGTGGCGACGAATTTGAATCGCTCTATAGGGCAGCACTGGAGCGGTATGAGACACGGGATGCACGGGCACGTGGCCTCTCTGACGAAGAGGTGGACACCTTTTACGGATGTGCCCTCTGCCAGTCCTTTGCTCCAAATCATATCTGTGTTATCACACCTGAACGGTACGCAAACTGCGGGGCGATCAGCTGGTTTGACGGCAGGGCAGCTGCCAGAATGGATCCCGAAGGGCCGATATTCCCGATCGCAAAAGAGACCTGCATCGATCCTGAAAAGGGCGAATACTCGGGGATTAACGAGCATGCGAAAAAAAGGTCGATGGGTGAGGTGAACCGGGTCTACCTCTACTCTGGATTTGGATATCCGCATACATCATGTGGATGCTTTGAGGCGATCGCGTTCTACATCCCAGAGGTAGAAGGGTTTGGAATCGTTCACCGCAGGTTTTCCGGACCGACCGTGAACGGTCTGCCCTTCTCGACCCTCGCTGACTCGACCGCCGGCGGCAGACAGGTTGAAGGATTTCATGGGATCTCACTTGAGTACATGCGATCCAGAAAGTTTCTCCGGGCCGATGGCGGATGGAACTCTATTGTCTGGATGCCGAGGGAGATCAAAGAGAGCCTGACCGGATTCATTCCAGAAGATGTTGTAGGAAAGATCGCAACAGAAGCGGATGCAACTGACATGCAGTCACTTGAAGAATTTCTCAGGAAGACAGGACATCCGGTTGTTGAGAGATGGTCAACTCAGGCAGATCAGGATGAGGAAACCTCCGGGCCAGAACAGGGAGGGATGTCGTATTCCCACGGAGGACAGGGACCGGTGTTTGTAGCAGGAGAACTGCCGATAACGACCGGAGGGGTGACCATCATCCTGAAAAATGCGAAAATTTTCGCTGAAAAGGTGATCATCAGGCCGATTGAGAAGGAGAAGAAGGGGGGAAAGCAGTGATGGCAGACGAGCCAGATATTTCAGGACTACTCAGGCTTCTGGGACCGGGAATAGCAGAACTTCTCTCAGGTAAGGAGATAATCCTGGAGAATGTAGAGCTGGATCTGGCAGAACTTCAGCTCACGATCCCGGTCGGTGGATCACCGATCATCCTTCCCGGTTATCCGGTTGCCGGGCAACAACCTTCCCCATCTTCTGCTTCCGGAATCGATCGATCCCGGTGGCCATCAGATCTTCTGAAGGAGTCTTTCACACCAGTATCTGATACATACCCGGCACGGATCCGTGAGGTTACGCTAGGTGCAACAAAAGGAGAAGGAGGAAGCAGGGGACGGAGTGTTATCGTCGGCGGAGCACGGGCACCCCCCTTCACCGATCCCGGGGTGCTCCATGCTCACCCACCAGTCATTGCCATGGATGTCTTTGATACGCCGTTTCCGATGCCACGGGCGCTGAAGAGCCATCTCACGGAGGTTATCGATGATCCGGCTGCATGGGCACGGATGAACGTCGAGAGGTACGGGGCAGACATGGTCACGGTTCACCTGCTCAGCACTGACCCGCTGATCAAAGACGCCAGCCCGAGAGAGGCTGCAAAGACAGTCGAGGATGTCCTTCAGGCTGTTGATGTCCCGATCATCATCGGTGGCTGTGGTGATCCAAAAAAGGATGCAGAGACCTTCATTGAGATCGCTGAGATGGCAGATGGGGAGCGGCTTCTCCTCAACTCGGTCACAGCCGACATGGCTGATGCAAAAACTCTTGAACCGGTTGCAAAGGCAGTAGACAAGCATGGTCACTGCCTCCTGGCCTTTACCGGTCTCGATCTGAACAGTGCCAAGGAACTGAACAGACGCCTGTACCAGTTCTTCCCAGCCGACCGCATCCTGAACGATCTGACAACGGTGGCACTCGGGTACGGACTTGAATACTCATTCACGATCCATGAACGTGCACGGATCGCTGGGCTCATGGGGGATGCTGAACTGCAGCATCCGACCATATCGGCAGCCACAAACGCCTGGTCTGCCCGCGAGGCGTGGATGGATCTCGGCCCGAGATTTGGATCTCCTGATTTCAGGGGACCGATATGGGAGACCATCGGGAGCCTGACACTACTTCTTGCAGGAGTGGATCTCTTCCTGATGATGCACCCGCTGGCGGTCTCAACGATGAGAGATGTCTCATCACGGCTGATATCTGGAGGAGCAGCGAAGGCGGCAGAGGCCTCGTGGGTGAATGCCAGGATATGAGGAGGTAGCATGGCAGAGAAGAAGAAAGGGATTCGTGAGATCAGTCCGATTGATGTGTACAAACTTCTGCCACGGACAAACTGCGGAGAGTGTGGTGTCCCGAACTGTATGGCATTTGCCACCCGGGTTGTCAACGGGGAGGCAGTGGTTGACGGGTGCCCGCCTATCCTGGATGAAAAGCACAAGGAGGCATATGCCCGGCTCAGCGATCTTCTTGCACCACCGGTGAAGGCGATCACATTCGGAACCGAGAGGACCGCTATTATCGGAGGGAAGTATGTCCTTCAACGCCACGAGTTTACGTACCAGTTCCCGCCACCGATCGCGATCGATGTGTCCGACGATATGGACCCGGCTTCGATGAAAGCACGGGTTCACGAGATTGCCAGTTTTTCATACGGGTACATCGGCAGAACCCTCACCCTTGATGCTGTTGCAGTCAGGTCTGTGACCGGTGATGCAGAGCGGTTTGGATCAGCAGTGAGACTGGTAATGGATAGCACTGATCTCCCCCTGATCCTCTGTTCCCATGACCCAGAGGTGATGAAGGCAGGTCTTGAGGCAGCCGGGAGCAAACGTCCTCTCATCTATGCAGCGACCAAAGAAAACTGGAGGGCAATGGCGGACCTTGCGGTCAGGTATGGATGCCCGGTCGTGGCTGCTGCCCCGGGAGATCTCGCACTCCTCCGGTCCCTGGTCAGGACCCTGCAGGCCTGCGGAATCACCGATATCGTGCTTGACCCAGGAACCTTCGGAGATGAAGGGCTGGCCGGTACAGTCTACTCATTCACAGCCATCAGGAAGGCAGCGTGCAGGGAAGGGGATCCACTCTTCGGCCTTCCCATCCTCGGTACACCGATCGCAGTCTGGACCGGACAGGAACTGGGTGAGGATCAGAACCGGTGGCAGGAGGCATACACCGCCTCGATCCTGATGACACGGTATGCAGATCTCCTTATCATGCACAGTTTGGAGGGCTGGACAGTGCTTCCCCAGCTCATCTGGCGGTTCGGCCTTTACACCGATCCACGAAAACCGGTCTCTGTCGATCCGGGCTTGCGGGTATTCGGTAGTCCCGGCTCTGATGCACCGGTGCTGATAACCTCAAACTACGCTCTGACCTTCTTCACGGTCGAGTCTGATATCAAATCAGCCAAACTTGACTGCTACCTGATCGTGGTCGAGACCGGAGGGCTCTCGGTCGAGGCAGCGGTCGCGGGCAGGTACCTCAATGCCGAGAAGATCGTTGAGGCATTGCGTGAATCAGGTATCGAACAAAAGATCAGCCACAGGTATGTGATATTGCCCGGTCTTGCTGCACGTCTTTCAGGAGAGACAGAAGAAGCAAGCGGATGGCGGATCATGGTCGGTCCCCGTGACTCATCAGGGATCGGGAAACTGATCCGTGAGCACTGGCCTCCGAAAGAAGACCACTAACTTTTTGATCGTGAAAGAAACGTAGGGGGATCGGTCAGTGGAAAAAACCGTGACGATCCTCTTCAACCCGATGAGCCGGATGATAACCATGCCAGCAGGACATACAGTGCTGGATGCCATCCGCGAATCAGGGATCCAGTTCGAGGCGATATGTGGGGGAAAAGCCCAGTGCGGAAAATGCCGGGTCATCAGGATCAGGGGAGACTGCTCTGAAGACCAGGATATCTGTTCACAGTGCCTCAGCCCGGGAGAGCGAAAGCAGGGGTACAAACTTGCCTGTCTCACAAAAGTCTGGTCTGATGCAGAGTTCACGATACCCGTGGAGTCCCGGATCGATCAGCCACAGATTCTGCTCATATCAGAAGTAAAGGACTGGGAATTAAAACCCGCAGCATCCTGGTACCAGGTCCAGGTGATCAGAGACGGTCCATCTGCCCTTCTCGGG
This window encodes:
- the acsC gene encoding acetyl-CoA decarbonylase/synthase complex subunit gamma; this encodes MAEKKKGIREISPIDVYKLLPRTNCGECGVPNCMAFATRVVNGEAVVDGCPPILDEKHKEAYARLSDLLAPPVKAITFGTERTAIIGGKYVLQRHEFTYQFPPPIAIDVSDDMDPASMKARVHEIASFSYGYIGRTLTLDAVAVRSVTGDAERFGSAVRLVMDSTDLPLILCSHDPEVMKAGLEAAGSKRPLIYAATKENWRAMADLAVRYGCPVVAAAPGDLALLRSLVRTLQACGITDIVLDPGTFGDEGLAGTVYSFTAIRKAACREGDPLFGLPILGTPIAVWTGQELGEDQNRWQEAYTASILMTRYADLLIMHSLEGWTVLPQLIWRFGLYTDPRKPVSVDPGLRVFGSPGSDAPVLITSNYALTFFTVESDIKSAKLDCYLIVVETGGLSVEAAVAGRYLNAEKIVEALRESGIEQKISHRYVILPGLAARLSGETEEASGWRIMVGPRDSSGIGKLIREHWPPKEDH
- the cdhD gene encoding CO dehydrogenase/acetyl-CoA synthase subunit delta gives rise to the protein MADEPDISGLLRLLGPGIAELLSGKEIILENVELDLAELQLTIPVGGSPIILPGYPVAGQQPSPSSASGIDRSRWPSDLLKESFTPVSDTYPARIREVTLGATKGEGGSRGRSVIVGGARAPPFTDPGVLHAHPPVIAMDVFDTPFPMPRALKSHLTEVIDDPAAWARMNVERYGADMVTVHLLSTDPLIKDASPREAAKTVEDVLQAVDVPIIIGGCGDPKKDAETFIEIAEMADGERLLLNSVTADMADAKTLEPVAKAVDKHGHCLLAFTGLDLNSAKELNRRLYQFFPADRILNDLTTVALGYGLEYSFTIHERARIAGLMGDAELQHPTISAATNAWSAREAWMDLGPRFGSPDFRGPIWETIGSLTLLLAGVDLFLMMHPLAVSTMRDVSSRLISGGAAKAAEASWVNARI
- the cdhC gene encoding CO dehydrogenase/CO-methylating acetyl-CoA synthase complex subunit beta — its product is MFEDIPVEVGLVFEGERIRKEDMQVELGGPKVDQKFEIVLVRSPDAVEDGKISVIGPDLKDIPQGSHVTFGILVEVAGSRLEEDLEGVLERRIHEYMNYIQGVMHLNQRYDIWIRVGKKSFAKGLDSFTYIGKAIERLYRSELALIEKIQITFLTGGDEFESLYRAALERYETRDARARGLSDEEVDTFYGCALCQSFAPNHICVITPERYANCGAISWFDGRAAARMDPEGPIFPIAKETCIDPEKGEYSGINEHAKKRSMGEVNRVYLYSGFGYPHTSCGCFEAIAFYIPEVEGFGIVHRRFSGPTVNGLPFSTLADSTAGGRQVEGFHGISLEYMRSRKFLRADGGWNSIVWMPREIKESLTGFIPEDVVGKIATEADATDMQSLEEFLRKTGHPVVERWSTQADQDEETSGPEQGGMSYSHGGQGPVFVAGELPITTGGVTIILKNAKIFAEKVIIRPIEKEKKGGKQ